The following are encoded in a window of Miltoncostaea marina genomic DNA:
- a CDS encoding acyl-CoA thioesterase, with product MEARLLESVFPADTNPRGNLFGGTLVAWMDTAAGIAAMRRARSVVVTAAIEEIAFTVPIVQGDLVEIHARVVEVGRTSLRVRVEVHRENAIEGTRELCNVGHFTMVAIGEDRRPIPVPPDEAAPAA from the coding sequence ATGGAGGCCCGCCTGCTCGAGTCCGTGTTCCCCGCCGACACCAACCCGCGGGGCAACCTGTTCGGCGGCACGCTGGTGGCCTGGATGGACACCGCGGCCGGCATCGCCGCGATGCGGCGCGCCCGCTCGGTGGTGGTGACCGCGGCGATCGAGGAGATCGCCTTCACGGTGCCCATCGTCCAGGGCGACCTGGTGGAGATCCACGCCCGCGTGGTCGAGGTGGGCCGCACCAGCCTGCGCGTACGCGTGGAGGTGCACCGCGAGAACGCGATCGAGGGCACGCGCGAGCTGTGCAACGTCGGCCACTTCACGATGGTGGCGATCGGCGAGGACCGCCGGCCGATCCCCGTGCCGCCGGACGAGGCGGCCCCCGCGGCCTGA
- a CDS encoding lysyl oxidase family protein, whose amino-acid sequence MTTHLARLRSSVGPLACVAVLGAAGAAAAAPGPGLMPDLVADPPVGPVTSVEPVHGRPGHRLLLRFDGHVHNIGPGRLEIVGQRPAGSYGDDTLRMTDVRQRIYDASGALVDELPSPAVVPHAGPHASDRHRHWHTDRATAYWLVEGEGLADVVESDKVGFCLADSTPIEAPDDEPPRYWASHCRGLDAAGRSLDYAQSMDAATVVMGISPGFRDLYAARYFTQWVDLTGRVAPGRYRLKAVADPTGAIAEADEDNAPAYSTPFALRGWLAQPVAAAPAPSGAPQRIALTARAVVGAGLPAGDPYLGEPDPAMFVLATPPAHGTVTISGDVATYTPAPGHAGPDRFAVAALEEESALAAPPATVDVGVLPGPAAAAPPAPPAPPVARPQGRPGPAGRPGGARFRLSAAQLLINQRIGQAAIRRLAAVAAALHGAADRGPAADQPAHRPGGGAAGERPGGAGRRLTARGLRYGGRSSAGEAGDVCPSCARSTSSSPS is encoded by the coding sequence ATGACCACTCACCTCGCACGACTCAGATCATCCGTCGGACCGCTCGCCTGCGTCGCGGTCCTCGGCGCGGCGGGCGCGGCCGCGGCCGCCCCCGGCCCCGGCCTCATGCCCGACCTGGTCGCCGATCCACCGGTCGGCCCGGTCACCAGCGTCGAGCCGGTGCACGGCCGGCCCGGTCACCGCCTGCTGCTGCGCTTCGACGGCCACGTGCACAACATCGGCCCCGGCAGGCTCGAGATCGTGGGGCAGCGCCCGGCCGGCTCGTACGGCGACGACACGCTCCGCATGACCGACGTCCGCCAGCGGATCTACGACGCGTCCGGCGCCCTGGTGGACGAGCTCCCGTCGCCCGCGGTGGTCCCCCACGCGGGCCCCCACGCGTCCGACCGTCACAGGCACTGGCACACCGACCGGGCCACCGCCTACTGGCTGGTGGAGGGCGAGGGCCTCGCCGACGTCGTCGAGAGCGACAAGGTCGGGTTCTGCCTGGCCGATTCAACGCCGATCGAGGCGCCGGACGACGAGCCGCCGCGGTACTGGGCGAGCCACTGCCGGGGGCTCGACGCCGCCGGCCGGTCACTGGACTACGCCCAGTCGATGGACGCGGCCACGGTCGTCATGGGTATCTCGCCCGGCTTCCGGGACCTCTATGCCGCCCGCTACTTCACCCAGTGGGTGGACCTGACCGGGCGGGTCGCGCCCGGTCGCTATCGGCTGAAGGCCGTCGCCGACCCCACCGGCGCGATCGCCGAGGCGGACGAGGACAACGCGCCGGCGTACTCGACCCCGTTCGCCCTGCGGGGCTGGCTGGCCCAGCCGGTCGCCGCCGCGCCGGCCCCGTCCGGCGCCCCGCAGCGCATCGCACTGACGGCGCGCGCGGTGGTCGGAGCGGGCCTGCCCGCGGGCGATCCCTATCTCGGGGAGCCGGACCCGGCGATGTTCGTGCTCGCCACCCCGCCCGCCCACGGGACCGTGACGATCTCGGGCGACGTCGCCACCTACACCCCCGCGCCGGGCCACGCCGGACCGGACCGCTTCGCGGTGGCCGCGCTCGAGGAGGAGAGCGCCCTGGCCGCGCCGCCGGCGACGGTCGACGTCGGCGTCCTGCCCGGCCCCGCGGCGGCGGCGCCGCCCGCGCCGCCCGCGCCGCCGGTCGCGCGCCCGCAGGGCCGCCCCGGGCCGGCCGGCCGCCCGGGCGGCGCCCGCTTCAGGCTCAGCGCCGCGCAGCTGCTGATCAACCAGCGCATCGGGCAGGCGGCCATCCGACGGCTGGCCGCGGTCGCGGCGGCGCTACACGGTGCGGCTGACCGTGGGCCAGCTGCGGATCAACCAGCGCATCGGCCAGGCGGCGGTGCGGCGGGCGAACGCCCTGGCGGAGCGGGTCGCCGGCTGACCGCCCGGGGGCTGCGCTACGGTGGGCGCTCGTCGGCCGGCGAAGCGGGGGACGTATGCCCATCGTGCGCGCGGAGTACGAGCTCCAGCCCGAGCTGA
- a CDS encoding SCO family protein: protein MTSGQPARRPSRGGRPPMRVLLPLLALVVASGLAGALALARAGDGGSDPARTGAGPVLHAPATAGRDADGAPVRLPSPDGRPAMVTFLFTECPDVCPLVASRIAAALDAAGPAAGGIDVVAISVDPPGDTPAAVRAFLDRHGLRGRMRYMVGSRAELEPVWRAWGVAAQTDDRSGGHRESVHSAPIVFIDGDGRQVARYAAGAPYSPADLAREIRLLTA from the coding sequence ATGACCTCCGGACAGCCGGCGCGGCGCCCCTCGCGGGGCGGCAGGCCGCCGATGCGCGTGCTGCTGCCGCTGCTCGCGCTCGTGGTGGCGAGCGGCCTGGCCGGCGCCCTGGCGCTCGCCCGCGCGGGCGACGGCGGGAGCGACCCGGCGCGGACGGGGGCCGGGCCGGTGCTGCACGCGCCCGCCACCGCGGGCCGCGACGCCGACGGCGCGCCGGTGCGCCTGCCCTCCCCGGACGGGCGCCCCGCGATGGTCACGTTCCTGTTCACCGAGTGCCCCGACGTCTGCCCGCTGGTGGCGAGCCGCATCGCCGCCGCGCTCGACGCGGCCGGGCCGGCGGCCGGGGGCATCGACGTGGTGGCGATCAGCGTCGACCCGCCCGGCGACACGCCGGCGGCGGTGCGGGCGTTCCTCGATCGTCACGGCCTGCGGGGCCGCATGCGCTACATGGTCGGCAGCCGGGCCGAGCTGGAGCCGGTCTGGAGGGCCTGGGGCGTCGCCGCCCAGACCGACGACCGCTCGGGCGGCCACCGCGAGTCGGTGCACTCGGCGCCGATCGTGTTCATCGACGGCGACGGGCGCCAGGTGGCGCGCTACGCCGCCGGGGCGCCGTACTCCCCGGCCGACCTGGCGCGGGAGATCCGCCTGCTGACCGCGTAG
- a CDS encoding ATP-binding cassette domain-containing protein produces MADGGLAIETRGLEKRFGEVRALRGVDLAVPAGTVLGLLGPNGAGKTTAVRILATVLDRDGGSARVLGVDVAERPDLVRRRIGLAGQFAAVDGNLTGRENLLLIGLLAHLPRREVGPRADELLERFGLAGAAGRTVRTYSGGMRRRLDLAAALVHRPPVLFLDEPTTGLDPASRSDLWDTVRELVAEGTTVLLTTQYLEEADLLAHRIVVIDHGRVVVEGSSSELKRRLGATVVELTMADEAAAAAAEPALARLGTGEAAREGAVVRVSAPDGGPALVAAVRALDALGLEPREAAVREPSLDDVFLRLTGHRAEEPPAGEAA; encoded by the coding sequence GTGGCGGACGGCGGCCTGGCGATCGAGACGCGGGGGCTGGAGAAGCGGTTCGGCGAGGTGCGCGCCCTGCGCGGCGTCGACCTGGCCGTGCCCGCGGGCACCGTGCTCGGCCTGCTCGGGCCGAACGGCGCCGGCAAGACCACCGCCGTGCGGATCCTCGCCACCGTGCTCGACCGCGACGGCGGCTCGGCGCGGGTGCTTGGCGTGGACGTGGCCGAGCGCCCCGACCTGGTGCGGCGCCGGATCGGCCTGGCGGGCCAGTTCGCGGCGGTCGACGGCAACCTCACCGGCCGCGAGAACCTGCTGCTCATCGGCCTGCTGGCCCACCTGCCGCGCCGCGAGGTCGGCCCGCGCGCCGACGAGCTGCTCGAGCGCTTCGGCCTGGCCGGCGCGGCGGGGCGCACGGTGCGCACCTACTCGGGCGGCATGCGCCGGCGCCTCGACCTGGCGGCCGCGCTGGTGCACCGGCCGCCGGTGCTGTTCCTCGACGAGCCCACGACCGGCCTCGACCCCGCCAGCCGCAGCGACCTGTGGGACACGGTGCGCGAGCTGGTGGCCGAGGGCACCACGGTGCTGCTCACCACCCAGTACCTGGAGGAGGCCGACCTGCTGGCCCACCGGATCGTGGTGATCGACCACGGCCGGGTGGTGGTGGAGGGCAGCTCGTCCGAGCTGAAGCGCCGGCTGGGCGCGACCGTGGTGGAGCTGACGATGGCCGACGAGGCCGCCGCGGCCGCCGCCGAGCCCGCCCTGGCGCGGCTGGGGACGGGCGAGGCGGCGCGCGAGGGCGCGGTGGTGCGCGTCAGCGCGCCCGACGGCGGCCCGGCGCTCGTGGCGGCCGTGCGGGCGCTCGACGCCCTCGGCCTCGAGCCCCGCGAGGCCGCCGTGCGCGAGCCCTCGCTCGACGACGTCTTCCTGCGCCTCACCGGCCACCGCGCCGAGGAGCCGCCCGCCGGCGAGGCCGCCTGA
- a CDS encoding HAMP domain-containing sensor histidine kinase yields MSAPGPPRSRRALRTRLLVTVVVAVGVALALLVAAFNVALGRGLANDADEVVQARAQGELAGLVIEDGHISVPDGPVAPDIDTRVWIFEGRRAIAAPVGDAGLGNEAIAMAGGPERSHEVDGDALLHALPVTAGGRRIGTVVAGISLAPYNRTRVIALIGSVALALVVLSAVALASAVILRAALRPVARMTADASAWSESDLDKRFAVGPPHDEITRLAATLDGLLDRLAAGMRRERRLTAEVSHELRTPLAQIGAEIDLALRRDREPAEYRAALERVRAGAQRIEATIETLMATARHETSGPRGTGDPALAAGRVVEACAPLAGVRGVDLAIDDVPDGPRAGVEEPVLERILAPVVENACRHAARRVRVLVRREGRDVLVEVRDDGPGVPEDERELIFEPGVRGSTAPADGDGAGLGLSLARRLARAAGGDVQAADGGDGGRFVVRLPSA; encoded by the coding sequence GTGAGCGCGCCGGGGCCGCCGCGCTCGCGGCGCGCGCTGCGCACCCGGCTGCTGGTGACGGTGGTGGTCGCCGTGGGGGTGGCGCTGGCGCTGCTGGTGGCGGCCTTCAACGTCGCGCTCGGGCGCGGGCTGGCCAACGACGCCGACGAGGTCGTGCAGGCCCGCGCGCAGGGCGAGCTGGCCGGCCTGGTGATCGAGGACGGGCACATCTCGGTGCCGGACGGCCCGGTGGCCCCGGACATCGACACCCGGGTCTGGATCTTCGAGGGCCGGCGGGCGATCGCCGCCCCGGTCGGCGACGCCGGCCTGGGCAACGAGGCGATCGCGATGGCCGGCGGGCCGGAGCGCTCGCACGAGGTGGACGGCGACGCCCTGCTCCACGCCCTGCCCGTCACCGCGGGCGGCCGGCGCATCGGCACCGTGGTGGCGGGCATCTCGCTGGCGCCCTACAACCGCACCCGCGTCATCGCGCTGATCGGCTCCGTCGCGCTGGCCCTGGTCGTGCTGAGCGCCGTGGCGCTCGCCTCGGCGGTGATCCTGCGGGCCGCCCTGCGGCCGGTGGCGCGCATGACCGCCGACGCGAGCGCGTGGAGCGAGAGCGACCTGGACAAGCGCTTCGCCGTGGGGCCGCCCCACGACGAGATCACCCGCCTGGCCGCCACCCTCGATGGCCTGCTCGACCGCCTGGCGGCCGGCATGCGCCGCGAGCGCCGCCTCACCGCGGAGGTCTCCCACGAGCTGCGCACGCCGCTCGCCCAGATCGGCGCCGAGATCGACCTGGCGCTGCGGCGCGACCGCGAGCCGGCCGAGTACCGTGCCGCCCTCGAGCGGGTGCGGGCCGGCGCGCAGCGCATCGAGGCCACCATCGAGACCCTCATGGCCACGGCGCGCCACGAGACGTCCGGCCCGCGCGGCACCGGCGACCCGGCGCTGGCCGCCGGCCGGGTGGTCGAGGCCTGCGCGCCGCTGGCGGGCGTGCGCGGCGTCGACCTGGCCATCGACGACGTGCCGGACGGGCCGCGCGCCGGCGTCGAGGAGCCGGTGCTGGAGCGCATCCTGGCGCCCGTGGTCGAGAACGCCTGCCGCCACGCGGCGCGGCGGGTGCGGGTGCTGGTGCGCCGCGAGGGCCGGGACGTGCTGGTGGAGGTGCGCGACGACGGGCCCGGGGTGCCCGAGGACGAGCGCGAGCTCATCTTCGAGCCGGGCGTGCGCGGCTCCACCGCGCCGGCGGACGGCGACGGCGCCGGCCTCGGCCTGTCGCTGGCCCGGCGGCTCGCCCGCGCCGCGGGCGGCGACGTGCAGGCTGCCGACGGCGGGGACGGCGGCCGCTTCGTGGTGCGGCTGCCGTCGGCGTGA
- a CDS encoding helix-turn-helix transcriptional regulator has product MNCTDPLVACDGRSRVVLWNAAAAALTGLAEHDVTGSPCWTALDAICADGTRFCRPGCERGRLACTGCPPPAQEAWVRTAEGPRRAVRLAMLSLDDAIPARFAVLIQPLDAPARPAGDPGDVRLTPRQHEVLMLMAEGLTVRSVAARLGLSEATVRNYVRRILIELRSHSQREAVAAARGLGLV; this is encoded by the coding sequence GTGAACTGCACGGATCCGCTCGTCGCGTGCGACGGGCGATCGCGCGTCGTCCTCTGGAACGCCGCGGCGGCGGCCCTCACGGGGCTCGCCGAACACGACGTCACCGGGTCGCCCTGCTGGACGGCGCTCGACGCGATCTGCGCCGACGGGACGCGGTTCTGCCGACCGGGCTGCGAGCGCGGGCGGCTGGCGTGCACCGGGTGCCCTCCCCCGGCGCAGGAGGCCTGGGTGCGAACCGCCGAGGGGCCCCGCCGCGCCGTGCGGCTGGCGATGCTCTCGCTGGACGATGCGATCCCCGCGCGGTTCGCGGTGCTCATCCAGCCGCTCGACGCGCCCGCCCGGCCGGCCGGCGACCCCGGGGACGTGCGACTGACGCCCCGCCAGCACGAGGTGCTGATGCTGATGGCCGAGGGGCTCACCGTGCGCTCGGTGGCCGCGCGCCTCGGGCTGAGCGAGGCGACGGTGCGCAACTACGTCCGGCGGATCCTGATCGAGCTGCGCAGCCACTCGCAGCGCGAGGCCGTGGCGGCCGCCCGCGGGCTCGGCTTGGTCTGA
- a CDS encoding dihydrofolate reductase family protein, protein MARLTYAMGVSLDGYITDADGDFGWGAPDEALHRYYNEQTRGLRGFVFGRRVYELMEPHWPRLARDEAAGGAEAEFARIYVGIPRLVVSDTLADVPDGVTLVRRADAAAQVRRLKEAGEGRLGIGGATLAAALFDLIDEFELRVHPVLVGGGTPYFPPLGDRAELRLVGSRTLSGVVILRYERAGAGS, encoded by the coding sequence ATGGCGAGGCTGACGTACGCGATGGGCGTGTCGCTCGACGGCTACATCACGGACGCCGACGGCGACTTCGGCTGGGGCGCGCCCGACGAGGCCCTGCACCGCTACTACAACGAACAGACCCGCGGGCTGCGGGGGTTCGTCTTCGGCCGTCGCGTGTACGAGCTGATGGAGCCCCACTGGCCGCGGCTGGCCCGGGACGAGGCCGCCGGCGGGGCCGAGGCCGAGTTCGCCCGCATCTACGTCGGCATCCCGCGGCTGGTGGTCTCGGACACCCTGGCGGACGTCCCGGACGGCGTCACGCTGGTGCGCCGGGCCGACGCCGCCGCGCAGGTGCGCCGGCTAAAGGAGGCCGGCGAGGGCCGGCTGGGCATCGGCGGGGCGACGCTCGCGGCGGCGCTGTTCGACCTCATCGACGAGTTCGAGCTGCGCGTCCACCCCGTCCTGGTGGGCGGCGGCACGCCCTACTTCCCGCCCCTCGGCGACCGGGCGGAGCTGCGCCTGGTGGGGTCGCGCACGCTGTCCGGCGTCGTGATCCTGCGCTACGAGCGGGCGGGCGCCGGATCGTGA
- a CDS encoding response regulator transcription factor, whose protein sequence is MLAPLVMIVEDDAALRSVLTRGLGEEGFRCEAVATGGELLARMPDARPDALVVDVGLPDCDGRDVCQALRARGDTTPVIFLTARDALVDRLAGFDAGGDDYLAKPFSLDELVARLRALVRRAGTAPVARVGELELDPAAHALRCGGVQQRLTPTEFRILAALLARPGEAVRRRELVRAGWPHGAIVNDNTLDAYIARLRRKLRGLPGAPGLETVHGVGYTIR, encoded by the coding sequence ATGCTCGCGCCCCTGGTCATGATCGTCGAGGACGACGCGGCCCTGCGCTCGGTGCTGACGCGCGGCCTGGGCGAGGAGGGCTTCCGGTGCGAGGCGGTCGCCACCGGCGGCGAGCTGCTGGCGCGCATGCCGGACGCCCGCCCCGACGCGCTGGTGGTGGACGTGGGCCTGCCCGACTGCGACGGCCGCGACGTGTGCCAGGCGCTGCGCGCGCGGGGCGACACGACCCCGGTCATCTTCCTCACCGCCCGCGACGCGCTGGTCGACCGGCTCGCCGGGTTCGACGCGGGCGGCGACGACTACCTGGCCAAGCCCTTCTCGCTGGACGAGCTGGTGGCGCGCCTGCGCGCGCTCGTGCGCCGCGCCGGCACGGCGCCGGTCGCGCGGGTGGGCGAGCTGGAGCTCGACCCCGCCGCCCACGCCCTCCGCTGCGGCGGCGTGCAGCAGCGCCTCACGCCGACGGAGTTCCGCATCCTGGCGGCGCTGCTCGCGCGGCCGGGTGAGGCGGTGCGCCGTCGCGAGCTGGTGCGGGCCGGCTGGCCGCACGGGGCGATCGTCAACGACAACACGCTCGACGCCTACATCGCCCGCCTGCGCCGCAAGCTACGCGGCCTGCCGGGCGCCCCGGGGCTCGAGACCGTCCACGGCGTGGGGTACACCATCCGGTGA
- a CDS encoding ABC transporter permease codes for MGYAVRDVLAMTWRNLLTIRRLPQLLVFATIQPLLFVLMFRYVFGGSIRVPGVDYVNYLMPGIFAQVVAFGAVNTAVGLAEDRHTGLIERLRSLPMARPAVLAGRTLADLARNVLVVALMLAVGFAVGFRIETNAAKLLLGIAVLLLFGFALSWIFAFVGLSVPNAESAQAAAFPIMLPLVFASSAFVSTDAMPDWLEVFAEHQPVTAAVDAVRSLALGGPWLGDVAVSLAWTAGVLAVFVPLSVRRYRRGAAAG; via the coding sequence ATGGGCTACGCGGTCCGCGACGTGCTGGCGATGACCTGGCGCAACCTGCTGACGATCCGGCGCCTGCCGCAGCTGCTCGTGTTCGCCACCATCCAGCCGCTGCTGTTCGTGCTGATGTTCCGCTACGTGTTCGGCGGCTCGATCCGGGTGCCGGGCGTCGACTACGTCAACTACCTGATGCCCGGCATCTTCGCGCAGGTGGTGGCGTTCGGCGCGGTCAACACCGCGGTCGGGCTGGCCGAGGACCGCCACACGGGCCTCATCGAGCGGCTGCGCTCGCTGCCGATGGCCCGCCCGGCGGTGCTCGCCGGGCGCACCCTGGCCGACCTCGCGCGCAACGTGCTGGTGGTGGCCCTGATGCTGGCGGTGGGCTTCGCGGTGGGCTTCCGCATCGAGACCAACGCGGCGAAGCTGCTGCTCGGCATCGCGGTGCTGCTGCTGTTCGGCTTCGCCCTGTCGTGGATCTTCGCCTTCGTCGGGCTGTCGGTGCCGAACGCCGAGTCGGCCCAGGCGGCCGCCTTCCCGATCATGCTGCCGCTGGTCTTCGCGTCGAGCGCCTTCGTCTCGACCGACGCCATGCCCGACTGGCTCGAGGTCTTCGCCGAGCACCAGCCGGTGACCGCGGCGGTCGACGCGGTGCGCTCGCTGGCCCTCGGCGGGCCGTGGCTCGGCGACGTCGCCGTCAGCCTGGCCTGGACGGCCGGCGTGCTGGCCGTGTTCGTGCCGCTGTCGGTGCGCCGCTACCGGCGCGGGGCGGCCGCGGGGTGA
- the mscL gene encoding large conductance mechanosensitive channel protein MscL: protein MKDALRDFKEFVLKGDVVSLAVAVVIAAAFGAVVTAFVANILTPLLAAIGGQPDFAELDFTVNGSRFQYGLLINAIISFLIIAAVIFFLVVRPYNSMRKRFEKGDDPDVEQPEYAVETGSASALPERLTARAADGWRVVSVSENGDGLTAVLVRNEG, encoded by the coding sequence ATGAAGGACGCGTTGCGGGACTTCAAGGAGTTCGTCCTCAAGGGTGACGTGGTCTCGTTGGCCGTCGCGGTGGTCATCGCGGCCGCGTTCGGCGCGGTCGTGACCGCCTTCGTCGCCAACATCCTCACGCCGCTCCTCGCGGCGATCGGCGGCCAGCCCGACTTCGCCGAGCTGGACTTCACGGTCAACGGCAGTCGCTTCCAGTACGGCCTGCTGATCAACGCGATCATCAGCTTCCTGATCATCGCCGCCGTGATCTTCTTCCTGGTGGTGCGGCCCTACAACTCGATGCGCAAGCGCTTCGAGAAGGGCGACGACCCCGACGTGGAGCAGCCCGAGTACGCGGTGGAGACCGGCAGCGCGTCGGCCCTGCCCGAGCGCCTCACCGCCCGCGCCGCCGACGGCTGGCGGGTGGTCTCGGTGAGCGAGAACGGCGACGGCCTGACGGCGGTGCTCGTGCGCAACGAGGGGTAA
- a CDS encoding HAD family hydrolase, producing the protein MNPAVVFDMDGVLISSEELWDAVRADLVREAGGRWLPGAHEAMMGMSTPEWTGYMHQELAVPLRPPEIERAVVARLIARYREAPPFIPGAPEAVRELAARGVPLAVASSSTRGLIAAVLEQAGIADAFRATVSSEEVARGKPAPDVYLEALRRLGAPAAGALAVEDSGPGIRSAAAAGMRVVVVPNPHYPPPQDDLALAWRVLESIEALPGLVAGA; encoded by the coding sequence GTGAACCCGGCGGTCGTCTTCGACATGGACGGCGTCCTGATCTCATCGGAGGAGCTCTGGGACGCCGTGCGGGCCGACCTGGTGCGCGAGGCCGGCGGGCGGTGGCTGCCCGGCGCGCACGAGGCCATGATGGGCATGAGCACGCCCGAGTGGACCGGCTACATGCACCAGGAGCTGGCCGTGCCGCTGCGCCCGCCCGAGATCGAGCGGGCGGTGGTGGCGCGCCTCATCGCCCGCTACCGCGAGGCGCCGCCGTTCATCCCCGGCGCGCCCGAGGCGGTGCGCGAGCTGGCCGCCCGCGGCGTGCCGCTGGCGGTGGCCAGCTCGTCGACCCGCGGGCTGATCGCGGCGGTGCTCGAGCAGGCGGGCATCGCGGACGCCTTCCGGGCGACGGTCTCGAGCGAGGAGGTGGCCCGCGGCAAGCCGGCGCCCGACGTCTACCTGGAGGCGCTGCGGCGCCTCGGCGCGCCGGCGGCCGGGGCGCTGGCGGTGGAGGACTCGGGGCCCGGCATCCGCTCGGCGGCGGCCGCCGGGATGCGCGTCGTGGTGGTCCCCAACCCGCACTACCCGCCGCCGCAGGACGACCTCGCGCTGGCCTGGCGGGTGCTGGAGTCGATCGAGGCCCTGCCGGGTCTGGTGGCCGGCGCTTGA
- a CDS encoding DUF4190 domain-containing protein, translating into MTDPPQVERVPDDDETPRRSVLSHRRESGRATAALVLGVAGLFLLPLVCSVMAIRVGGQALREIEAHPDLGGAERARAGRALGWIGIVAWLAAVVLAIVILAS; encoded by the coding sequence GTGACCGATCCGCCGCAGGTCGAGCGCGTGCCCGACGACGACGAGACGCCGCGCCGCTCCGTGCTCTCGCACCGGCGCGAGTCCGGGCGGGCCACCGCGGCGCTCGTGCTGGGCGTGGCCGGGCTGTTCCTGCTGCCGCTGGTCTGCTCGGTGATGGCGATCCGGGTGGGCGGCCAGGCGCTGCGCGAGATCGAGGCGCACCCGGACCTGGGCGGCGCCGAGCGCGCCCGCGCCGGCCGCGCGCTCGGTTGGATCGGCATCGTCGCCTGGCTTGCGGCCGTCGTGCTGGCGATCGTCATCCTGGCGAGCTGA
- a CDS encoding AMP-binding protein, translated as MSAHPVHLTPLTPLAFLERSADVFAGATAVVHGAERLTYAGLAARVTRLANALRASGVRPGDRIAYFCPNTPALLVAHFAVPLAGAVLVAINTRLAPAEIRAICLHSGSRMLVADTALAGSVAPVAGGLGVDELVWDDDAGTGTEVPGTPMAELLARGCDDPLPWTVADEDATISINYTSGTTGSPKGVMYTHRGAYLNALGENLTAGHGPETVYLWTLPMFHCNGWCHPWAIVAAGGAQVCMRAVRGPEVWRLIDQERVTHLNGAPAVLSVLVNAEEAHALGQPLTVMTAAAPPSPTILAQTEALGARVVHVYGLTETYGPYTVCQPQTVWAGADGAARARLLARQGVAMVVSDPIRVVDEAGRDVPRDGATVGEVVMRGNNVMKGYHDDPEATAEAFRGGVFHSGDLGVWHPDGYVELRDRAKDVVISGGENISTIEVEQAVVSHPAVLEAAVIGVPDERWGERPKAFVVLRPGAAAGHDELAAHVRARLAAYKCPDAFEVVEALPRTSTGKVRKFELRESAWAGRERRIN; from the coding sequence GTGAGCGCGCATCCCGTCCACCTCACCCCGCTCACGCCGCTGGCGTTCCTCGAGCGCTCGGCCGACGTGTTCGCCGGGGCGACCGCCGTGGTGCACGGCGCCGAGCGGCTGACCTACGCCGGGCTGGCCGCCCGGGTGACCCGGCTGGCCAACGCGCTGCGCGCGAGCGGCGTGCGTCCCGGCGACCGGATCGCCTACTTCTGCCCGAACACGCCGGCGCTGCTGGTGGCGCACTTCGCCGTGCCGCTGGCGGGCGCGGTGCTGGTCGCGATCAACACCCGGCTGGCGCCGGCGGAGATCCGCGCCATCTGCCTCCACTCCGGCTCGCGGATGCTCGTGGCCGACACGGCGCTGGCGGGCAGCGTGGCGCCCGTGGCGGGCGGGCTCGGGGTGGATGAGCTCGTGTGGGACGACGACGCCGGGACGGGGACGGAGGTGCCCGGCACGCCGATGGCGGAGCTGCTCGCCCGGGGCTGCGACGACCCGCTGCCGTGGACGGTCGCCGACGAGGACGCCACGATCTCGATCAACTACACCTCGGGCACCACCGGCTCGCCGAAGGGCGTGATGTACACCCACCGCGGCGCCTACCTCAACGCGCTCGGCGAGAACCTGACCGCGGGCCACGGACCGGAGACGGTCTACCTGTGGACGCTGCCGATGTTCCACTGCAACGGCTGGTGCCACCCGTGGGCGATCGTGGCCGCCGGCGGCGCGCAGGTGTGCATGCGGGCGGTGCGCGGGCCGGAGGTCTGGCGGCTGATCGACCAGGAGCGCGTCACCCACCTCAACGGCGCGCCGGCCGTGCTCTCGGTGCTCGTCAACGCCGAGGAGGCCCACGCGCTCGGCCAGCCGCTCACGGTCATGACCGCCGCGGCCCCGCCGAGCCCGACGATCCTCGCCCAGACCGAGGCCCTCGGCGCCCGGGTCGTGCACGTCTACGGTCTCACCGAGACCTACGGCCCCTACACCGTCTGCCAGCCGCAGACGGTGTGGGCCGGCGCCGACGGGGCCGCGCGCGCCCGCCTGCTGGCCCGCCAGGGCGTGGCGATGGTGGTCTCCGACCCGATCCGGGTGGTCGACGAGGCCGGCCGCGACGTGCCGCGCGACGGCGCCACCGTGGGCGAGGTGGTGATGCGCGGCAACAACGTGATGAAGGGCTACCACGACGACCCCGAGGCCACCGCCGAGGCCTTCCGGGGCGGCGTCTTCCACTCCGGCGACCTCGGCGTCTGGCACCCCGACGGCTACGTGGAGCTGCGCGACCGGGCCAAGGACGTGGTGATCTCCGGCGGCGAGAACATCTCGACGATCGAGGTCGAGCAGGCCGTCGTGAGCCACCCCGCGGTGCTCGAGGCGGCGGTGATCGGCGTGCCGGACGAGCGCTGGGGCGAGCGGCCCAAGGCGTTCGTGGTGCTGCGCCCCGGCGCCGCGGCGGGCCACGACGAGCTCGCCGCCCACGTGCGCGCGCGGCTCGCGGCGTACAAGTGCCCCGACGCCTTCGAGGTGGTCGAGGCGCTCCCGCGCACCTCCACCGGCAAGGTCCGCAAGTTCGAGCTCCGCGAGTCGGCCTGGGCGGGCCGCGAGCGGCGCATCAACTGA